A DNA window from Undibacterium sp. YM2 contains the following coding sequences:
- a CDS encoding DUF4347 domain-containing protein, with protein sequence MNLLNQTAATDIQSVHEDALANSTVAHLMATLSTPAPSLSLGTAANPSAGQQILIIDGRVPDQATLINAAKEGVKVIVLDTEHDGVQQIADALKDVHNASSISIISHGDDGVLLLGNSPLHNGNVANYTEQLKAIGASLQTGGEIRLYGCDIGKDSVGQDFIQTIAQVTGATVEASTDATGTASRGGNWDLEISTGTLHKDSALDTSKLGNYDHLLVTTAVNSINSLKSAIATGNSDGVDDVITFTGNITFSNASDSVPINVTDGHTMTIVGVVTPSTAIIWQG encoded by the coding sequence ATGAATCTGCTCAATCAAACTGCCGCAACCGATATTCAGTCTGTCCACGAAGACGCACTTGCTAACTCAACCGTTGCGCATTTGATGGCTACCTTGTCCACGCCCGCCCCCTCCCTATCCTTGGGTACTGCGGCAAATCCAAGCGCGGGCCAGCAGATTCTGATCATTGATGGTCGGGTACCAGATCAGGCCACGCTGATCAATGCAGCCAAAGAAGGGGTTAAAGTCATCGTTCTGGATACAGAGCATGATGGCGTGCAACAAATTGCCGATGCATTAAAGGATGTCCACAACGCTTCGTCTATCAGCATCATTTCGCATGGTGATGATGGTGTTCTCTTGCTAGGTAACTCACCTCTGCATAACGGTAATGTCGCCAACTATACCGAACAGTTAAAAGCCATCGGTGCATCTTTACAGACCGGTGGAGAAATCAGGCTGTACGGCTGTGATATTGGCAAAGACAGTGTTGGTCAGGATTTTATTCAAACCATTGCCCAGGTGACCGGCGCCACGGTAGAAGCCTCAACTGATGCAACAGGAACTGCAAGCCGGGGCGGCAACTGGGACCTGGAAATATCGACTGGCACCCTGCATAAGGATAGTGCTCTGGATACCAGCAAGCTTGGCAACTACGATCATTTATTGGTGACGACCGCTGTCAATAGCATCAATAGTCTTAAGTCTGCTATCGCCACCGGTAACAGCGATGGTGTCGATGATGTCATTACATTTACTGGCAATATCACCTTTAGCAACGCCTCTGATAGCGTCCCTATCAATGTTACCGATGGTCACACGATGACCATAGTCGGGGTGGTAACACCCTCAACGGCAATAATATGGCAAGGGTGA
- a CDS encoding S-layer family protein yields MTVGTNGAGSAVVIQNLTITNGFVTGNGGNAGVNGPDLNDIGKPGDDAKGAGIWNSGVLTISNSNITNNKASAGGGAGGLTSGNGGGGGGGGGYGSSYGGNGGSSLAYSHPGATGTAGAGGNGGPLSGIYSLLGGKGGTTTGGNGSGGFATYSRGGNGGTANAGGGLSIGGGGGGGGADAKGGAGGNAVGGIYNIGTLTITGSSITNNIGAGGGGGGGSKADIGKDGGAGGNGIGGIWNNGGTVTLDSVTNNSLATGNRAGAGNGGYADSGSSSGADGIAYDQKLGNFTVLNNPTITNVTSSKLNGSYSVGTVIQIQITFNEAVTVTGIPQLLLETGTVDRTINYVSGSTSNTLTFTYTVQAGDTSGDLDYNSTTALSLNGGTIKSTSSGSDATLALFSPGAANSLGANKNIVIDTTAPAAPSTPDMTAGTDNGVSNTDNLTSSTTPVFTGTAETGSIVTLYDTDGTTVLGTATATGGSYSITSSTLSAGGHTLTAKATDAAGNVSVASTGLSFTIDTTAPTVNSVSVPANATYIVGQNLDFTLNLSENVTVTGSPKLDLTLDTGGTVAATYLSGSGTNALVFRYTVANGNLDTNGVSLAANIALNGGTLRDTAGNDATLTLNSVGALSNVLVDGVVPTVSSINRTGAAITNATSVSYTVTFSESVTGVDTSDFVLTPTGGVNGNITSVTGSGTTYTVTVNGISGDGTLRLDLKNAGTGIADVASNAIATGYTGGQVYTLDNTAPTTTIATAAMSADTGTSNTDFITKTAAQTISGTLSANMVANEFVEVSIDNGSTWTNATTTVGQNTWSLSGVTLTASSALKVRVSDAAGNSGTAFSQAYVLDTTAPTTTIATATFSADTGTSSTDFITKTAAQTISGTLTANMVAGEIVEVSLDNGSTWTSATTTVGLNTWSLGGVTLTASSTLQVRVSDTAGNSSATLSQAYVLDTTAPTTTIATATFSADTGTSNIDFITKTAAQTISGTLSANMVANEFVEVSIDNGSTWTNATTTVGQDTWSLSGVTLTGSSTLKVRLSDAAGNSGTAFSQAYVLDTTAPTTTIATASFSADTGTSSTDFITKTAAQTISGTLSANMVAGEIVEVSLDNGSTWTSATTTVGMNTWSLSGVTLTTSSTLKVRVSDVAGNSGTAFSQAYVLDTTAPTTTIATATFSTDTGTSGTDFITKTAAQTISGTLSANMVTGDIVEVSLDNGSTWTNATTTVGQSTWSLSGTTLSASSTLKVRVTDNAGNSGVTFSQAYVLDTTAPAAPSTPDMTAATDTGVSNTDNITANTTPAFTGTAEANSTVNMYDTDGVTLLGTSTANGAGIWALTSSALAVGSHTVKATATDAAGNISVLSTGLTITIATPTITSASYDAATGIMTVNGAGMVANDTIDVSKLSLVGENGGSYALTTANVTASSATAFSITLNAADKLAINGLLNKNGTLAASGTVFNLSAALNWDNTSSSLADTTNAITVSNVAAPTITSATYDVTTHILTVTGTGLVSTLGATNDITVSALTIKGEGAATRTLSTTGNVEVTSATSFAVTLAGADQAAVEALFNKNGTTSTGVPPTTWPQQTTGTASLPVAILLSPLPRLPSPMSPSRP; encoded by the coding sequence ATGACCGTCGGCACAAACGGCGCAGGATCTGCTGTCGTTATTCAAAACCTGACGATTACCAATGGCTTTGTCACTGGCAATGGCGGTAACGCTGGTGTCAACGGACCAGACCTCAACGATATAGGAAAGCCGGGGGACGATGCCAAGGGAGCCGGCATATGGAATTCTGGCGTTTTAACAATTTCAAACAGCAATATAACAAATAACAAGGCTTCAGCAGGCGGCGGTGCCGGCGGCCTGACATCTGGTAATGGTGGCGGTGGTGGTGGTGGTGGCGGCTACGGGAGCAGCTATGGCGGTAATGGCGGATCCAGTTTAGCGTATTCGCACCCGGGAGCAACAGGCACCGCTGGCGCCGGTGGCAATGGAGGACCGCTTTCGGGGATATACTCTTTGCTGGGCGGAAAAGGCGGTACGACCACAGGAGGGAATGGTTCAGGTGGGTTTGCAACTTACTCCAGAGGGGGCAACGGTGGCACTGCCAATGCAGGTGGAGGGTTGAGTATTGGCGGTGGCGGCGGTGGTGGCGGTGCCGATGCAAAAGGCGGAGCCGGTGGAAACGCGGTTGGTGGTATCTACAACATCGGAACATTGACCATTACAGGTAGCAGCATCACCAACAACATTGGTGCCGGCGGCGGTGGCGGTGGCGGCAGTAAAGCAGATATAGGTAAAGACGGAGGCGCTGGTGGCAATGGTATAGGCGGCATATGGAACAATGGCGGAACGGTCACTCTGGATAGTGTGACCAATAATTCACTCGCAACTGGCAATCGTGCTGGTGCGGGCAATGGCGGCTATGCTGATTCAGGTAGTTCCTCAGGGGCCGACGGGATTGCTTACGATCAGAAACTTGGTAATTTCACGGTACTCAACAATCCCACTATTACCAACGTTACATCCAGCAAGCTGAACGGCAGCTATTCGGTTGGTACAGTCATACAGATACAGATTACTTTCAATGAAGCAGTCACAGTCACTGGCATCCCACAGTTATTACTTGAAACAGGTACCGTAGACCGCACTATCAATTACGTCAGCGGTTCAACCAGCAACACGCTGACTTTCACTTATACAGTCCAGGCTGGTGATACCAGTGGCGATCTCGACTACAACAGTACGACAGCACTATCGCTCAATGGTGGCACCATCAAATCAACGTCATCCGGCTCCGATGCGACGCTGGCGCTATTTAGTCCAGGTGCTGCCAATTCGCTGGGCGCGAACAAGAACATCGTCATTGACACGACGGCACCTGCCGCTCCAAGCACACCAGACATGACGGCGGGCACCGACAACGGTGTCTCTAATACCGACAATCTCACTTCCAGCACCACACCTGTGTTCACGGGTACAGCAGAGACTGGCAGTATTGTGACGCTCTACGATACCGACGGCACAACTGTACTGGGTACTGCTACAGCAACGGGTGGTAGCTACTCAATTACCTCTTCAACATTAAGTGCAGGTGGACATACCCTGACAGCCAAAGCCACAGATGCGGCTGGAAATGTGAGTGTCGCATCAACCGGACTGTCGTTCACCATCGACACGACGGCCCCCACAGTGAACTCTGTCAGTGTTCCAGCGAATGCCACTTACATCGTCGGACAAAACCTCGACTTTACGTTGAACTTAAGCGAAAACGTCACTGTCACTGGTTCGCCCAAGCTTGACCTGACACTCGACACTGGCGGCACCGTTGCGGCAACTTACCTGAGTGGATCTGGTACCAATGCTCTGGTATTCCGCTACACCGTCGCTAATGGCAATCTTGATACCAACGGTGTCAGCCTGGCCGCTAATATCGCCCTGAACGGTGGCACATTAAGAGATACTGCAGGTAACGACGCAACACTGACGCTCAACAGCGTTGGCGCATTAAGCAATGTCCTGGTTGATGGCGTGGTACCTACCGTTTCCTCCATCAATCGCACAGGTGCAGCCATTACCAATGCCACCAGTGTCAGCTACACGGTGACTTTTTCAGAAAGCGTCACAGGCGTCGATACCAGTGACTTTGTGCTTACCCCAACAGGCGGCGTTAATGGCAACATTACCAGCGTGACCGGCAGTGGTACCACTTATACCGTCACCGTCAATGGCATTAGCGGTGATGGAACTTTGAGACTGGACCTTAAAAATGCAGGCACAGGCATTGCCGACGTAGCAAGCAACGCCATTGCCACCGGTTATACCGGCGGCCAGGTGTATACCCTCGATAACACGGCGCCGACCACCACGATCGCAACTGCCGCCATGTCTGCCGATACCGGCACGTCCAACACTGATTTCATTACTAAAACTGCCGCACAAACCATATCCGGCACCTTGAGTGCGAATATGGTGGCAAACGAATTTGTCGAAGTCTCTATCGATAACGGCAGCACCTGGACCAATGCCACAACAACCGTTGGACAGAATACCTGGTCTCTCAGTGGCGTTACCCTGACGGCTAGCTCCGCCCTGAAGGTGCGGGTGAGCGATGCGGCAGGAAATAGTGGTACGGCATTTAGCCAGGCTTATGTGCTAGATACCACGGCACCGACCACGACGATTGCCACAGCCACCTTCTCGGCCGATACCGGCACGTCCAGCACTGATTTCATTACCAAAACTGCCGCACAAACCATATCCGGCACCTTGACTGCGAATATGGTCGCTGGAGAGATCGTCGAAGTGTCGCTTGATAATGGCAGTACCTGGACCAGTGCCACAACAACCGTTGGATTGAATACCTGGTCTCTCGGTGGCGTTACCCTGACGGCTAGCTCTACCCTGCAGGTGCGGGTGAGCGATACGGCAGGCAATAGTAGCGCGACGCTTAGCCAGGCTTATGTGCTCGATACCACGGCACCGACCACCACGATTGCAACTGCCACCTTCTCGGCCGATACCGGCACGTCCAACATCGATTTCATTACCAAAACTGCAGCACAAACCATATCAGGCACCTTGAGTGCGAATATGGTGGCAAACGAATTTGTCGAAGTCTCCATCGATAATGGCAGCACCTGGACCAATGCCACAACAACTGTTGGACAGGATACCTGGTCTCTCAGTGGCGTTACCCTGACGGGAAGCTCCACCCTGAAGGTCCGGTTGAGCGATGCAGCAGGGAATAGTGGTACGGCATTTAGCCAGGCTTATGTGCTCGATACCACGGCACCGACCACCACGATTGCAACTGCTTCCTTCTCGGCCGATACCGGCACGTCCAGCACAGATTTCATTACTAAAACTGCCGCACAAACCATATCCGGTACCTTGAGTGCGAATATGGTCGCTGGAGAGATCGTCGAAGTGTCGCTTGATAATGGCAGCACCTGGACCAGTGCCACGACGACTGTTGGAATGAATACCTGGTCTCTCAGTGGCGTTACCCTGACGACTAGCTCCACCCTGAAGGTGCGGGTGAGCGATGTGGCAGGAAATAGTGGTACGGCATTTAGCCAAGCTTATGTGCTCGATACCACGGCACCGACCACCACGATTGCAACTGCCACCTTCTCGACCGATACCGGCACGTCCGGCACTGATTTCATTACCAAAACTGCCGCGCAAACCATATCCGGTACCTTGAGTGCGAATATGGTTACTGGAGACATCGTCGAAGTATCGCTTGATAACGGCAGTACCTGGACCAATGCCACGACGACTGTTGGACAGAGTACGTGGTCTCTCAGTGGCACTACCCTGTCCGCTAGCTCCACCCTGAAAGTGCGGGTGACAGACAATGCAGGCAATAGTGGCGTGACGTTCAGCCAAGCTTACGTACTCGACACCACAGCACCGGCAGCACCATCTACACCAGACATGACGGCAGCCACCGATACGGGGGTCTCCAATACGGATAACATCACCGCCAACACGACCCCCGCCTTTACTGGCACTGCAGAAGCCAACAGCACCGTCAATATGTACGATACAGATGGCGTCACTTTGCTTGGTACAAGCACAGCGAATGGTGCTGGCATCTGGGCCTTAACCAGTTCTGCACTGGCGGTCGGTTCACACACCGTTAAAGCCACAGCTACCGATGCTGCTGGCAATATCAGCGTCTTGAGCACTGGCCTGACAATTACCATTGCAACACCGACCATTACCAGCGCCAGTTACGATGCCGCGACAGGCATCATGACGGTCAACGGCGCTGGTATGGTAGCTAATGACACGATTGACGTCAGCAAATTGAGTCTCGTGGGTGAAAACGGAGGTTCTTATGCACTTACGACAGCCAATGTTACAGCGAGCAGCGCAACCGCCTTCTCCATTACCCTGAACGCGGCGGATAAACTGGCGATCAATGGCCTTCTCAACAAAAATGGCACACTGGCAGCGAGTGGTACCGTATTTAACCTGAGTGCTGCACTGAATTGGGATAACACCAGCAGTTCGCTTGCAGACACGACAAATGCCATCACCGTCTCGAATGTAGCTGCCCCAACAATTACGTCTGCAACCTATGACGTCACCACCCACATCCTGACCGTCACCGGCACAGGCCTCGTCAGCACCCTCGGTGCCACCAATGACATCACCGTCTCTGCCCTGACCATCAAAGGCGAAGGCGCAGCCACCCGTACGCTGTCGACCACCGGCAATGTCGAAGTCACCTCCGCCACCAGCTTTGCCGTGACCCTCGCCGGTGCCGACCAGGCCGCTGTCGAAGCCCTGTTCAACAAGAACGGCACGACCTCCACGGGGGTACCACCTACAACCTGGCCGCAGCAGACGACTGGGACAGCGTCATTACCGGTGGCAATATTGCTGTCACCACTGCCCCGATTACCGTCTCCAATGTCGCCGTCCCGACCGTGA
- a CDS encoding DUF4214 domain-containing protein produces MTSATYNANTGVLTVTGTGLTGLTGANNDIVANKFSLQGEGGASYTLTTTSNVEITSATSFTLTLSAADRLGANLIMNKNGTSSTSVNTYNLIAAEDWNAGADAAVVIADLTGNGITVTNVVAPTVTSATYNVATGVLVVTGNNFLSLTGANNDITANRIRFLGQGAFNYTLTDTANVDITSNTSFTMTMSANDKAALALRLNKDGNSSTDSTTYNIGMLEDWNTGAATAVVIADLFGNFITVTGNNVAPVIGGVVAGQTVTETTTVSPFTGVTITDPDVGASETIIISLDVAAKGAFTAASLAATGFSTADGGLTYTHAAGTPAAVQAAIRGLVFQPAAGRVPVGSTETTTFTISANDGIASAVLNNTTTVIATGINAAPTNITLSNAALQQGSADNTSVGTLTAIDPNPGDTASFTLVTGNGTNDKDNSKFTISGNTLVAKNPVGMTPGNYSIFVRATDAMGSAYEKNFIIAVGDNVAPTATGITRIQSENTSLGTIDYKVTFSEAVTGVNAAAFALATTGTVAGTISSVTQLDPSTYSVRITGLTGDGTLGLNLKNAGTGIVDTSSLALNGGFTGQLYQVDHTAPTTTVVNLKFSNDDGISGTDFITTATQQTISGTLSASLLAGETIQVSLDNGTNWINATATVGSNSWALQNQTVSGNNTLKVRVSDLAGNSGAVLQQAYSILAYDNNTGTNPSDNTNPVIDPDADGDGILQTIEAGVPNWIGSGKGDGNGDGKADQAQKEVASLPWNNGGLVNTHYATLSIDSSLALSHTTTSASPLNLPSDLQLQYGLINSQINGVGTGKEINLSVYTDKLGSVNGYWVQDKAGNWTNIASAITEVNGKLKVDFKITDGGIFDADGKVDGKISFSGGLGYRNSSLPGDKDGDGIPDAIEAKVGTKLDVKDNDVLHRSDLFAMQLYRDVLFREADTAGVQYWQGQIDSGKMSRAQVAASFMESAEFQSGIGGITRLYFGAFDRLPDREGLAYWMQAQKDGMNLSKISASFVSSAEFQKTYGALDNTAFVDRVYQNVLHRSSDAAGKAYWLGQLGNGLSRGDMLAGFTESTEFKANSQSKVSLTLDYIGLLGHAPDQATFDALLAQSGTDVVTLIGQFINSPEYLARFMPV; encoded by the coding sequence GTGACCTCGGCCACCTACAATGCCAACACCGGTGTACTGACCGTCACAGGTACTGGCCTCACCGGTCTGACAGGCGCAAACAACGACATCGTCGCCAATAAATTCAGCCTGCAAGGCGAAGGCGGTGCCAGCTATACCCTCACCACCACCAGCAATGTCGAGATCACCTCCGCGACCTCGTTCACCCTGACCCTCAGTGCCGCAGACAGGCTGGGTGCCAACCTCATCATGAACAAGAATGGCACCAGCTCCACCAGTGTCAATACCTATAACCTGATTGCCGCCGAAGACTGGAATGCCGGTGCTGATGCCGCCGTTGTGATTGCTGACCTGACCGGTAATGGCATTACTGTTACCAATGTGGTGGCACCAACGGTGACTTCCGCCACCTACAACGTCGCCACCGGCGTGCTGGTGGTCACAGGTAACAACTTCCTGAGCCTGACAGGTGCCAACAACGACATTACCGCCAACCGTATCCGTTTCCTGGGCCAGGGGGCCTTTAACTACACCCTGACCGATACCGCCAACGTCGACATCACCTCCAACACCAGCTTCACCATGACCATGAGTGCCAACGACAAGGCGGCCCTGGCATTGCGCTTGAACAAGGATGGCAACTCGTCCACCGACAGCACCACCTACAACATTGGCATGCTGGAAGACTGGAATACTGGTGCCGCTACGGCTGTCGTCATCGCTGACCTGTTTGGCAATTTCATTACCGTCACCGGCAATAACGTTGCTCCCGTCATCGGTGGTGTGGTCGCAGGCCAGACCGTGACTGAAACCACCACGGTTTCTCCGTTCACCGGTGTCACCATCACTGACCCTGACGTGGGTGCATCTGAAACCATCATCATCAGCCTGGATGTTGCCGCCAAAGGTGCCTTCACCGCCGCTTCACTGGCAGCGACTGGCTTCTCGACTGCCGATGGCGGCCTGACCTATACCCATGCAGCCGGTACCCCGGCAGCCGTGCAGGCGGCCATCCGTGGCCTGGTGTTCCAGCCGGCTGCTGGCCGTGTCCCTGTGGGCAGCACAGAAACCACGACCTTTACCATCAGTGCCAATGACGGTATTGCTTCTGCGGTATTGAATAACACGACGACAGTGATTGCGACCGGCATCAATGCGGCACCGACCAATATCACCTTGTCGAATGCGGCACTCCAGCAGGGTTCTGCTGACAATACCAGTGTGGGTACTTTGACAGCGATTGACCCGAATCCGGGTGATACCGCCAGTTTTACCCTGGTAACTGGTAATGGGACGAATGACAAGGACAACAGTAAATTCACCATCTCGGGTAATACCCTGGTGGCGAAGAACCCTGTGGGCATGACACCGGGCAATTACAGTATCTTTGTGAGAGCCACGGATGCCATGGGTTCTGCCTATGAAAAGAACTTCATCATCGCCGTTGGTGACAATGTCGCTCCAACCGCGACCGGTATTACCCGCATCCAATCTGAGAACACCAGCCTGGGCACGATAGACTACAAGGTCACGTTCAGTGAAGCGGTGACGGGCGTGAATGCGGCAGCCTTTGCACTGGCGACGACGGGGACAGTGGCAGGAACCATCAGCAGTGTCACGCAGCTTGATCCTTCTACCTACAGCGTCAGGATCACGGGATTGACCGGTGATGGGACACTGGGCCTGAATCTGAAGAATGCCGGTACTGGCATTGTGGATACGTCCAGCCTGGCCCTGAATGGCGGCTTTACCGGGCAGTTGTATCAGGTCGATCATACGGCGCCGACGACCACCGTTGTGAACCTGAAGTTCTCTAATGATGACGGTATCAGTGGTACCGACTTCATCACGACAGCGACTCAACAGACCATCAGCGGTACACTCAGTGCCAGCTTGCTCGCCGGTGAAACCATCCAGGTCTCGCTCGACAATGGCACGAACTGGATCAATGCGACAGCAACAGTAGGTAGTAATAGCTGGGCCCTGCAAAACCAGACTGTCAGCGGTAATAACACCCTGAAGGTCAGGGTAAGTGATCTGGCTGGTAATAGCGGAGCGGTACTGCAACAGGCTTATTCCATCCTTGCCTATGACAACAATACCGGAACCAATCCTTCTGACAATACCAATCCTGTCATTGATCCGGATGCCGATGGTGACGGCATCCTGCAAACCATAGAAGCAGGAGTACCCAACTGGATAGGTAGTGGCAAGGGGGATGGTAACGGCGATGGCAAAGCTGATCAGGCGCAGAAAGAAGTCGCCTCCTTGCCATGGAATAATGGTGGCCTGGTCAATACGCACTATGCGACTTTGAGTATTGATTCTTCACTGGCCTTGTCTCATACGACGACGTCAGCCAGCCCGCTCAATTTACCCAGTGACCTGCAATTACAGTATGGCTTGATCAACAGCCAAATTAATGGCGTGGGTACAGGTAAAGAAATCAATTTGTCGGTTTATACCGATAAGCTGGGTTCAGTAAATGGTTACTGGGTACAGGACAAGGCGGGTAACTGGACAAATATTGCCAGCGCGATCACAGAGGTGAATGGCAAACTGAAGGTGGACTTCAAGATCACCGATGGTGGCATATTTGATGCGGACGGCAAGGTGGATGGCAAGATCAGTTTCAGCGGTGGTCTGGGATACAGGAACAGTTCCCTGCCCGGCGACAAGGATGGTGATGGTATCCCGGATGCGATAGAAGCGAAGGTCGGCACCAAACTTGATGTCAAAGACAATGATGTCTTGCACCGCTCTGACCTGTTTGCCATGCAGCTGTATCGTGACGTGCTGTTCCGTGAAGCGGATACCGCAGGCGTGCAGTACTGGCAGGGTCAGATCGACAGTGGCAAGATGAGCCGGGCGCAGGTGGCGGCGTCGTTCATGGAGTCAGCTGAATTCCAGAGTGGGATAGGCGGGATTACGCGTCTGTACTTTGGTGCCTTTGACCGCTTGCCTGACCGTGAGGGTCTGGCTTACTGGATGCAGGCGCAAAAGGATGGCATGAATCTGAGTAAAATCAGTGCTTCGTTTGTGTCGAGTGCAGAATTCCAGAAGACTTACGGGGCGCTGGATAATACGGCCTTTGTGGACCGGGTCTATCAGAATGTCTTGCATCGCAGTTCAGACGCCGCAGGCAAGGCTTACTGGCTGGGGCAACTGGGCAATGGCTTGAGCCGTGGCGATATGCTGGCGGGTTTTACGGAATCGACGGAGTTCAAGGCGAATTCGCAATCCAAAGTATCGCTGACGCTGGATTACATTGGTCTCTTGGGGCATGCGCCGGATCAGGCAACGTTTGATGCTTTGCTGGCACAATCTGGCACGGATGTGGTCACGCTGATCGGGCAGTTTATTAATTCGCCTGAGTATCTGGCGAGGTTTATGCCGGTTTGA